The stretch of DNA cccaacctCTGCTAAATGGATTGTCTCTGGAgtcagggcaggacagggaagaACTCCATCCTCCCCAGGACCAGCAATGAAGCAGCTGCACCATTTTACCTTCTGGAAACACGAATcgaatttctttctctgctgagGAGATGCTGAGACTGCCGTGGAGCCCATTCCTCAGCTCATCAGTCCCGTAGAGTGCTCTTAAGCTAAAAACAAGGGAAATAACTACTTGGAGGGCAACTGCAAATCCCTTCCAAGTCTCTGCAGCCTGAGAGCACAGAAAAGCAATAGATATGGACTAATTAACAAGACATTGgcttgattttgttttaaacataagAAGTAGCTACCTTAAACTTAATGTTCATACACTCAGCATTCCCCATAAAACAGGTGAACTTTGCATACtaaaaaaaatggtgaaaagCTGTTGCACAAAACTGAAGAGGTAAGAAGCCTGTGTCTGTACTGTacaaacaaatcacaaaacTGGTCTCAATCAAAAGTATGACAAAATCCTACTGCCTTGCCCAAGGCCAAGTCACTGAATTACCTGTTAGCATGAGTTATCCGAGCTCTCAGGCTGTTGGATGGTCCAAGCAATTCCTTCCAGTATGCCACTGCACGATTTCTAGCAAGAACCATAGCAACTATAGGACCAGAACTCATATAGGCTGttaaattaggaaaaaacacTTTTCCAAATTGTTCCGCGTAGAAGTTGCTACATTGCTCTGGGCTTAACTGGAGCTTCCGTTTCTATAAAgtgtaaaagacaaaaaaagaattaaaattgcTTGCTACATTGAAACAGCTTAGAGCATTAAAAGGCAGGATAGCGTCCTCTTTTGTAGTCATATATCCAAGTGCAGAACACAGAGTAACTTCTGAAACTCTCTGATTCACCAAGACATCATCCTCTTTGAGATACAGAGTAACAAAGAGCAAAAGTTTTCAACGTTAATTAAGAAAACAGCCATTTGAGTAAAATGTGATTTTAGCCCAGGCAAACTACAGCATTTTCCAACTGCCAGATGACAGAGCACTGGACAGAAAAAGTAAAGAGCATTACAAGGGCAGGATTTTATTACTCAGCTGCCACAGTATAATGTTGTACTTTTAAAGAAGTGTCTCTCCAGCCCACACTGTTAATTACACAATTGTTCTATTTTTCATTCAGTGCTTTGTGACTCTTCCCATACTTGCCTAACCTGCAGGTGGCCAGGATCAGGACAACTTTGGGATGTTATCAGAAACCATAGGGcagtcaagaaaaaaatttaaagtactcaaatttgtttatttataaataaacaaatacaaataataaatacGAATAAATAAAACCACCAGAAAGGCCAGGgaggaagtgaaaaaaaaccaaaccaaaacaagacaTAGcggagaggagggggaggggggtCCCTGCCGCCCACAGGCGTGAGCGCTTAGCACCCCCCAGCGGTCGCCTGGCCGggcatatttaaatattcataaactcatttaaatattcataaGCTCATTTAAATATCCATCGCGTCTATTTACTGTAAAAACaattgaaacaaaaaattagTTAGGCTGCAACAGGCCAGCTATAGAATTCAAATAATTCTCTAATATCCACTTGCACACTGCACAAAATCTTGTGAGATCTGAATGACGCACTCTCCAAAGAGTTGCCTTGGAACGTTCACACATACACTCCATGTTTGCTAAATGTGAATTTATTAACAAagtctgtgttttcctgtggtCAGCAAAATAGTTGGTTTGCTCTGTTTCATCCCATGCACCAAAAAGCATCTCCTTACAGAATGTGGCAGCAATGTTTGATGAGATGAAGAATATGAATGGATTTTTGGACACGCAAGCTTTTAGTTACTGGCTTGATTGCTAgaagttaaatattttcctgactTATAAACTACAGCTATTTTCTCTGGAGCACAGCCTATTACCTGAATGATGTGGAATCCTGATCGGAGAATGAGATcctctatttcttcttctttatcTATGATATCTGGTTTGATGATAGCCAGAGTTCTTTCCACATAAATCTGAGGTTCAGGCATTAAGATCTCCATCCTGGCTTCTAAATTAGAGTTCACTTGCCTCTGCTGTACTGCAATGACACCAGTACATGACATTTGGAGTTTCTCTACTGCAGTCACCTGCGGTGACACCATGTACTCCAGGAACAGAGAGGGTCACAGCCATCTCACAAAATCCATGCGAGATGTTCCCTGCATTTGTCAGCACTCTGTAGTTCACATTCCCATTTTCAGTGCAGTGGCATTTTGTGGAAAATCAGGCAAAAATTTTAATGTTCTCATTCACTGAGTTGGACAATGTATGAGGAAAGAGAGACATTATCACACACCTTGATGAGGgttccctgtgctcccacacCCTGCAGCCACCATGGGCTCCTTCAAACCCCAAATCTGTATCCTCACACAAGGACTATAGTGTGGGACTAATGACTTGGAGCTGGTCCTCCATAAGCCTCAGGGTAATTTCTCAATGTTTTTTTAGTTCCTGTATTTATGGGCTCCAGACGAAGTGCCGGTTTTCTGACTGAGCAGATGCACTGGCAAGCTGAGAGCACAGAATTGTGTTGTGAGTGGTGGAAACAGTGAAGGGGTTTCCTACAGACCTTTGTGTCCATTTGTAACCTTCTTTTcatcacagaatagtttgggctgggagggactcTAAAGACCATCCACTTCCACCCCGCtataggcagggacaccttccactaccccaggaTGCgccaagccccatccaacctggcctggaacacttccagggatggaataGCCACATCCTCactggacaacctgtgccagggccttaccTACCACATACATAAGCCAAGAATTgcttcccagtatcccatctaatCCTGCCCTCTGTCAGCGGAAAGGCATTCCcacttttcctgcctctccctgtccttgtcccaagtccctctccagctcttttggagcccctttaggcactgggaGGGGATCTAAGGTCTCCGTGGaacctgctcttctccaggctgaacaccttCAGCTGTCTCAACCTTTTACAGAGAACTGCGAGCGCAGGATGCTGCCTGGGTCTGACAGAGCCTCAGAGAACCGCACACAATGGcgcctgcagcccctccctcGCCCACGGCCCGCTGTGTCCCCGCGCTCACAGCCCTGGCTCTCTCCATCCGCCCTGGACCAGACCCAGACACGCAGACCCTGCCTGGCTGCAAAaacctcctccctgctgcaaacTCGGTTCGTACCCCGCAAATTCCACCTGCCTTGCGGCCCGGCCGGGGTTTGCTATCCCGGCCTCCGGGACtccgccggagccgccgccgttGCCGCGCGATggcggggccggccccgggCACAAGATGGCGCCCGCGGGCCTCGGCGGGCTGGACGAAGAtggcggcggggagcggcgcggcGATGGCGGCGGAGGGGGAGCGGCCCTCAcggcccggggccgccgcgggCTCCGCGCACACAACGGGGGACCGTGGCTGTGCCGGGACGGGCTCCGCGTGTGGTGCGGGAGTCAAGGGGGGAGTGGCGTGATCTCCGTGCCTCGTCTCAAAAATCTCATTCCTCCCTGACAACAAAAGCTTTATGTCGGTTTCACCTCACGCTCAGACCT from Prinia subflava isolate CZ2003 ecotype Zambia chromosome 16, Cam_Psub_1.2, whole genome shotgun sequence encodes:
- the NME5 gene encoding nucleoside diphosphate kinase homolog 5 isoform X1, with protein sequence MEILMPEPQIYVERTLAIIKPDIIDKEEEIEDLILRSGFHIIQKRKLQLSPEQCSNFYAEQFGKVFFPNLTAYMSSGPIVAMVLARNRAVAYWKELLGPSNSLRARITHANSLRALYGTDELRNGLHGSLSISSAEKEIRFVFPEAILEPIPTGQRARDYLNLYVKPTLLAGLTALCKEKPADPMIWLADWLIEHNPNKPKLQYRISKEEYRQ
- the NME5 gene encoding nucleoside diphosphate kinase homolog 5 isoform X3, producing MKRKLQLSPEQCSNFYAEQFGKVFFPNLTAYMSSGPIVAMVLARNRAVAYWKELLGPSNSLRARITHANSLRALYGTDELRNGLHGSLSISSAEKEIRFVFPEAILEPIPTGQRARDYLNLYVKPTLLAGLTALCKEKPADPMIWLADWLIEHNPNKPKLQYRISKEEYRQ